In Triplophysa rosa linkage group LG18, Trosa_1v2, whole genome shotgun sequence, a genomic segment contains:
- the LOC130568950 gene encoding interferon-induced protein with tetratricopeptide repeats 5-like, giving the protein MSCTEDKLLNMELAKLECHFTWDMKKEDTNITDHLTRLEQNRDLNLGEEAGIARTHNSLAYVKYLLGSYEEALTNLQKSEELTKDCYGDNCEERLIVTYGNFAWLHFHMEHNTECKSYLDKLKEIQEENPPVSTSVLYPHVVGEKAWALLKFSRKYYGRAIECFRKALELEPEEGEWNAGYAIVLYRTENKCCTSVIQQLRRAIETNPDNDEPKLLLALKLAKFKQFDEAEDLVERALEKSPDSPHVIRYVGKYLREYGQAVDRSIGLLKRALDVTPDSAFIHHQLALCYKKKKEQLRDKFESQRFRDLSISHFEKAVTLGSGFILAMAQLAALYGEDGQIGRADEMFQTALSTGKDKTSIQELYLYFGDFQQYSKCELLAVRYFKDCLKMAPNTKDGKKSAKNLRKIANKRLSKNRHDTRALGILEFIEQVTGGNQSTAEDCEHVLESTCNEK; this is encoded by the exons ATGAG CTGTACAGAGGATAAACTTCTCAATATGGAACTGGCCAAGCTGGAATGTCACTTCACGTGGGATATGAAAAAAGAAGATACAAACATCACTGATCATTTAACTAGACTGGAGCAGAACCGTGACTTAAATCTGGGGGAGGAGGCTGGgatcgcacgcacacacaactcTTTGGCATACGTCAAATATCTCTTGGGTTCTTATGAGGAAGCCCTAACAAATTTACAGAAGTCTGAGGAGCTCACTAAAGATTGTTATGGGGACAACTGCGAAGAGAGACTCATTGTTACTTATGGAAATTTCGCTTGGTTACACTTTCACATGGAACATAATACTGAATGCAAAAGTTACCTGGACAAATTGAAGGAGATCCAAGAAGAAAATCCACCTGTCTCCACTTCTGTTCTTTATCCACATGTGGTTGGTGAGAAGGCATGGGCATTGTTAAAATTTTCACGTAAATACTATGGCAGAGCTATAGAGTGTTTCAGAAAGGCGTTAGAGCTAGAGCCGGAAGAAGGTGAGTGGAATGCTGGTTATGCCATTGTACTATATAGAACAGAAAACAAGTGCTGCACAAGTGTAATTCAACAACTCAGACGGGCGATAGAAACAAACCCAGACAATGATGAACCAAAGCTTCTTTTAGCTCTGAAACTTGcaaagtttaaacagtttgatGAAGCAGAGGATCTTGTGGAAAGGGCTCTTGAAAAGTCCCCAGATAGTCCACATGTGATTCGATATGTGGGAAAATACCTGAGAGAATATGGGCAAGCTGTAGACAGGTCTATTGGCCTGTTGAAAAGAGCTTTGGATGTTACTCCAGATTCAGCATTTATACACCATCAGTTAGCTCTGtgctacaaaaagaaaaaagaacaattAAGGGATAAATTTGAAAGTCAGAGATTTCGTGATTTGAGCATCTCCCATTTTGAAAAGGCCGTCACTCTCGGGAGTGGCTTTATTCTTGCGATGGCACAGCTGGCAGCTCTCTACGGTGAGGATGGACAAATTGGTCGGGCTGATGAAATGTTTCAGACAGCCTTGTCCACAGGTAAAGACAAAACTTCAATTCAAGAACTTTACTTGTATTTTGGCGATTTCCAGCAGTACAGCAAATGTGAGCTGTTGGCTGTCAGATATTTCAAAGACTGTTTAAAAATGGCACCTAATACAAAAGATGGGAAGAAAAGTGCTAAGAATCTGAGAAAGATCGCTAACAAGCGTTTATCTAAAAACAGACATGACACAAGGGCTTTAGGGATATTAGAGTTCATTGAGCAGGTAACAGGTgggaatcaatccactgcagaGGACTGTGAGCATGTTCTGGAATCTACATGTAATGAGAAATAG